TCGAGGCGGCGGCGGTGGCCGGTGTGGTCGCCATGGCGCTGGGCACGGCGAGCGTGACCGTGGCGGTGGCCGTGGCGGCGACGGGGCTGCGCGAGAGCAGCGCGCTGGCCTCCGGCGGCTGGAGCCAGGCGCGGCACCTGGGCAGCGTGCTGGAGATCGGGGCGGGGGTGCTGGTGGCGCTGCTGGCCTGGGGCCTGTTGCAGGCGGGGATGTAGGAGAGGCCCATGTGGAACGCGCGCTACGACCGGCCCGATTACCTGTTCGGGCGCGACCCGGCGGCGTTTCTGGTGGCCCAGGCGGGCCATATCCCGGACGCGTCGCGGGTGCTGGTGGTGGCCGATGGCGAGGGGCGCAATTCGGTGCACCTGGCCGGGTTGGGCCATGAGGTGACCGCCTTCGATGCGGCGCCCAACGCGGTGGACAAGGCGCGCAAGCTGGCCGCCGAGAAGGGCGTGGCGGTGGATTTCCACGAGGCGGACATCTTCGCCTGGGACTGGGCGGCGGCGCCGGTGGATGCGGTGGTCGCGATCTTCATCCAGTTCATGGGGCCGGGGCCGCGGGCAGAGGTGTTCGCCGGGCTCGATGCGGCGCTCAAGCCGGGCGGGGTGCTCTTGCTGCATGGCTATGCGCCGAGGCAGGTGGGCTACGGCACCGGCGGGCCCCCGGCGGAGGCGAACATGTACGAGCTGGAGATGCTGCGCGCGGCCTTCCCGGGCTACGCGGTGCTGCACGCGGCCGATTACGACGCGGAGATCGACGAGGGGCCGGGCCATTCCGGGCGCTCGGGGCTGATCGACTTCGTGGCGCGCAAGCCGGGCTGAGCGGCCTTGCCCGGGGGGGCGCCGTGATCTAAGGCCGGATCATGTCGCAGACGCTCACCTCCTTCGGCCATGCCCGCGCGATCCTGAAACTGGGTCTGCCGTTGATCGGCAGTCACATGGCGCAGATCGCGATTTCGGCCACGGATACGGTGATGCTCGGCTGGTATTCCGCCGAGGCGCTGGCGGCGGTGGTGCTGGGTTCGTCCTCGATCTTCTTTGCGTTGCTGATCGTGGGCTCGGGCTTTGCCTGGGCGGTGATGCCCATGGTGGCCAAGGCCGCGAGCGAGGGCGACGAGGTGCAGATCCGGCGGGTGACGCGGATGGGCTTCTGGCTGGTGCTGATCTTTGCCGCGGTGGTCACGCCGCCGATGCTGTGGTCGGCGCCCTGGCTGGTCGCGCTGGGGCAGGACCCGGGCACTGCGCAGCTGACCCAGGAGTACCTGCGGATCGCGGGGCTGGCGCTGGGTCCGGGGCTGCTGGTCATGGTGCTGAAGGGATATCTCTCGGCGCTGGAGCGGACGCAGGTCGTTCTCTGGGTCACGATCGGGGCGGCGGTGCTGAACGCGGGGCTGAATTACGTGCTGATCTTCGGGCGGCTGGGGATGCCGGAGCTGGGGATCCGGGGTGCAGCGCTGGCGTCCCTGAGCCTGCATCTGGTGTCGCTGGTGGCGCTGGTGATCTATGCCCGGCGCAAGCTGCCCGAGCATGACCTGTTCCGGCGGCTCTGGGTGCCGGACTGGTCGGCGTTCCGGGCGGTGTACCGGCTGGGCTGGCCAATCAGCGTCACGAGTTTCGCCGAGAGCGGGATGTTCGCGGCCTCGGCCATGATGATGGGCGCCATCGGGACCCTGCACCTGGCGGCCCATGGCATCGCGCTGCAGATGGTGGCGATCACCTTCATGGTGCATGTCGGCCTAAGCCAGGCCGCGACCGTGCGGGCGGGCCGGGCGCTGGGGCTCGGGGATGCGGCCGCACTCAAGCGCGGCGGGGCGGTGGCGATCGCCCTGTCGGCGGGGTTCTCTCTGTGCACGGTGGTGGTGTTCGTGACCATGCCGGAGGTTCTGATCGGGG
The Dinoroseobacter shibae DFL 12 = DSM 16493 genome window above contains:
- a CDS encoding SAM-dependent methyltransferase, with product MWNARYDRPDYLFGRDPAAFLVAQAGHIPDASRVLVVADGEGRNSVHLAGLGHEVTAFDAAPNAVDKARKLAAEKGVAVDFHEADIFAWDWAAAPVDAVVAIFIQFMGPGPRAEVFAGLDAALKPGGVLLLHGYAPRQVGYGTGGPPAEANMYELEMLRAAFPGYAVLHAADYDAEIDEGPGHSGRSGLIDFVARKPG
- a CDS encoding MATE family efflux transporter yields the protein MSQTLTSFGHARAILKLGLPLIGSHMAQIAISATDTVMLGWYSAEALAAVVLGSSSIFFALLIVGSGFAWAVMPMVAKAASEGDEVQIRRVTRMGFWLVLIFAAVVTPPMLWSAPWLVALGQDPGTAQLTQEYLRIAGLALGPGLLVMVLKGYLSALERTQVVLWVTIGAAVLNAGLNYVLIFGRLGMPELGIRGAALASLSLHLVSLVALVIYARRKLPEHDLFRRLWVPDWSAFRAVYRLGWPISVTSFAESGMFAASAMMMGAIGTLHLAAHGIALQMVAITFMVHVGLSQAATVRAGRALGLGDAAALKRGGAVAIALSAGFSLCTVVVFVTMPEVLIGAFLSPDEPARAEILGIGIALLFMAALFQFADGAQIMALGLLRGVQDTRVPMVIAALAYWGVGLPVGFVLGFYTPLAGVGIWAGLVVGLALAAMLLMWRFWGRRGWQARGLVRE